The Mycobacterium seoulense genome has a window encoding:
- a CDS encoding sulfurtransferase, with protein sequence MALPPDPSPTLTAYAHPERLVTADWLSAHQGTPGLVIVESDEDVLLYDVGHIPGAVKIDWHTDLNDPRVRDYINGEQFAELMDRKGISRDDTVVIYGDKSNWWAAYALWVFTLFGHPDVRLLNGGRDLWLAERRETTLDVPTKTSSGYPVVARNDEPIRAFKDDVLAILGTQPLIDVRSPDEYTGKRTHMPDYPEEGVLRGGHIPTARSIPWAKAVDESGRFRSRDELEELYDFITPDDKTVVYCRIGERSSHTWFVLTYLLGKPGVRNYDGSWTEWGNTVRTPIVAGEEPGDVPIR encoded by the coding sequence GTGGCATTACCCCCCGATCCAAGCCCGACTCTGACGGCCTACGCCCACCCGGAACGACTGGTCACGGCCGACTGGCTCTCCGCCCACCAGGGCACCCCCGGCCTGGTGATCGTCGAATCCGACGAAGACGTCCTGCTCTACGACGTCGGCCATATCCCCGGCGCGGTCAAGATCGACTGGCACACCGACCTCAACGACCCGAGGGTCCGCGACTACATCAACGGCGAGCAGTTCGCCGAATTGATGGACCGCAAGGGCATCTCGCGCGACGACACCGTGGTGATCTACGGCGACAAGAGCAACTGGTGGGCCGCCTACGCGCTGTGGGTCTTCACGCTGTTCGGCCACCCCGACGTGCGCCTGCTCAACGGCGGCCGCGACCTTTGGCTGGCCGAGCGCCGGGAGACCACCCTGGACGTGCCGACCAAGACCTCCAGCGGCTACCCCGTCGTCGCGCGCAACGACGAACCCATCCGGGCCTTCAAGGACGACGTGCTGGCCATTCTGGGCACCCAGCCGCTGATCGACGTGCGCTCGCCGGACGAGTACACCGGCAAGCGCACCCACATGCCCGACTACCCCGAGGAGGGCGTGCTGCGCGGCGGCCACATCCCCACCGCCCGGTCCATCCCGTGGGCCAAGGCGGTCGACGAGAGCGGGCGCTTCCGCAGCCGCGACGAGCTCGAGGAGCTCTACGACTTCATCACCCCCGACGACAAGACCGTCGTGTACTGCCGCATCGGGGAGCGGTCCAGCCACACCTGGTTCGTGCTCACCTACCTGCTGGGCAAGCCCGGGGTGCGCAACTACGACGGATCGTGGACCGAGTGGGGCAACACCGTGCGCACCCCGATCGTCGCGGGTGAAGAGCCGGGCGACGTTCCCATCCGATGA
- a CDS encoding TetR/AcrR family transcriptional regulator produces the protein MPTARRRLSPEDRRAELLALGAEVFGKRPYDEVRIDEIAERAGVSRALMYHYFPDKRAFFAAVVKDEADRLYETTNMDDATGLTMYEEVRMGVMAYMAYHEQNPEAAWAAYVGLGRSDPVLLGVDDEAKNRQLEHIMSRIHDLVANISGAKLEGDVERDLRVICHGWLAFTFELCRQRIIDPTIDAERLADACAHSLFDAIARVPEIPPELSHAMATARIQPR, from the coding sequence ATGCCGACAGCCAGAAGGCGGTTATCCCCCGAGGATCGACGCGCTGAGCTGCTCGCTTTGGGGGCAGAAGTCTTCGGAAAGCGACCCTACGACGAGGTGCGCATCGACGAGATCGCCGAGCGCGCCGGAGTGTCGCGGGCGCTGATGTATCACTACTTCCCCGACAAGCGGGCCTTCTTCGCCGCCGTGGTCAAGGACGAGGCCGACCGCCTGTACGAGACCACCAACATGGACGACGCCACCGGCCTGACCATGTACGAAGAGGTGCGGATGGGGGTCATGGCGTACATGGCCTACCACGAGCAGAACCCGGAGGCCGCGTGGGCCGCGTACGTCGGCCTGGGCCGGTCCGACCCGGTTCTGCTGGGCGTCGACGACGAAGCCAAGAACCGCCAGCTCGAACACATCATGAGCCGCATCCACGACCTGGTGGCCAACATCTCGGGGGCCAAGCTCGAAGGGGACGTCGAGCGGGACCTTCGGGTGATCTGTCACGGCTGGCTGGCGTTCACCTTCGAGCTGTGCCGCCAGCGCATCATCGATCCCACGATCGACGCCGAGCGCCTCGCCGACGCGTGCGCGCACTCGCTGTTCGACGCCATCGCCCGGGTCCCCGAGATACCGCCGGAACTGTCCCATGCGATGGCGACGGCCCGCATCCAGCCGCGCTAG
- a CDS encoding acetyl/propionyl/methylcrotonyl-CoA carboxylase subunit alpha produces the protein MASHASSRISKVLVANRGEIAVRVIRAARDAGLPSVAVYAEPDADAPHVRLADEAFALGGQTSAESYLDFGKLLDAAAKSGANAVHPGYGFLSENADFAQAVIDAGLIWIGPSPQSIRDLGDKVTARHIAARAQAPLVPGTPDPVKDADEVVAFAKEYGVPIAIKAAFGGGGRGMKVARTIEEIPHLYESAVREAVAAFGRGECFVERYLDKPRHVEAQVIADQHGNVIVAGTRDCSLQRRFQKLVEEAPAPFLTDAQRKEIHESAKRICKEAHYYGAGTVEYLVGQDGLISFLEVNTRLQVEHPVTEETAGIDLVLQQFKIANGEKLDLTEDPTPRGHAIEFRINGEDAGRGFLPAPGPVTRYDTPSGPGVRLDSGVEAGSVIGGQFDSMLAKLIVYGATREEALARSRRALSEFHVEGLATVIPFHRAVVSDPAFIGDGDGFSVHTRWIETEWNNTIEPFTGGEPLDEDDARPRQKVVVEVGGRRLEVSLPGDLALGNGSAADPAGVIRKKPKPRKRGAHAGAAASGDAVTAPMQGTVVKVAVEEGQEVASGDLVVVLEAMKMENPVTAHKDGVITGLAVEAGAAITQGTVLAEIK, from the coding sequence GTGGCTAGTCACGCCAGCTCGAGGATCTCCAAAGTGCTTGTCGCCAACCGCGGCGAGATCGCTGTCCGGGTGATCCGGGCGGCCCGCGACGCGGGCCTGCCCAGCGTGGCGGTGTACGCCGAGCCCGACGCCGACGCGCCGCACGTGCGCCTCGCCGACGAGGCATTCGCCCTCGGTGGCCAGACCTCCGCGGAGTCCTACCTGGACTTCGGCAAGCTGCTCGACGCGGCGGCCAAGTCGGGCGCCAACGCCGTGCACCCGGGCTACGGCTTCCTCTCGGAGAACGCCGATTTCGCGCAGGCGGTCATCGACGCCGGGCTGATCTGGATCGGCCCGAGCCCCCAGTCGATCCGCGACCTCGGTGACAAGGTCACCGCCCGCCACATCGCGGCCCGCGCCCAGGCACCCCTGGTGCCCGGCACCCCCGACCCGGTCAAGGACGCCGACGAGGTGGTCGCCTTCGCCAAGGAGTACGGCGTGCCGATCGCCATCAAGGCGGCCTTCGGCGGCGGCGGGCGGGGCATGAAGGTGGCGCGCACCATCGAAGAGATTCCCCACCTGTACGAGTCGGCGGTGCGCGAAGCCGTCGCCGCGTTCGGCCGCGGCGAGTGCTTCGTCGAGCGCTACCTGGACAAGCCCCGCCACGTCGAGGCGCAGGTGATCGCCGACCAGCACGGCAACGTCATCGTGGCCGGCACCCGCGACTGCTCCCTGCAGCGCCGCTTCCAGAAGCTGGTGGAGGAGGCGCCCGCGCCGTTCCTGACCGACGCGCAGCGCAAGGAGATCCATGAGTCGGCCAAGCGCATCTGCAAGGAGGCGCACTACTACGGCGCCGGGACCGTCGAGTACCTGGTCGGCCAGGACGGCCTGATCTCGTTCCTGGAGGTCAACACCCGCCTGCAGGTCGAGCACCCGGTCACCGAGGAGACCGCGGGCATCGACCTGGTGTTGCAGCAGTTCAAGATCGCCAACGGCGAAAAGCTGGATCTCACCGAGGATCCCACGCCGCGCGGCCACGCCATCGAGTTCCGGATCAACGGCGAGGACGCCGGGCGTGGCTTCCTCCCGGCGCCGGGCCCCGTCACCCGGTACGACACCCCCAGCGGACCCGGGGTCCGGCTGGATTCCGGTGTCGAGGCCGGTTCGGTGATCGGCGGCCAGTTCGACTCGATGCTGGCCAAGCTCATCGTGTACGGCGCCACCCGCGAAGAGGCCCTGGCCCGCTCCCGGCGTGCTCTTTCTGAATTCCACGTCGAAGGGCTGGCCACCGTCATCCCGTTCCATCGCGCCGTGGTGTCCGACCCGGCGTTCATCGGCGACGGCGACGGCTTCTCGGTCCACACCCGCTGGATCGAGACCGAGTGGAACAACACCATCGAACCCTTCACCGGCGGCGAGCCCCTCGACGAGGACGACGCCCGCCCGCGCCAGAAGGTGGTCGTGGAGGTCGGCGGCCGCCGGCTCGAGGTGTCGCTGCCCGGTGACCTGGCGCTGGGCAACGGTTCCGCCGCCGATCCGGCCGGTGTCATCCGCAAGAAGCCCAAGCCGCGCAAGCGCGGGGCGCACGCGGGTGCCGCCGCTTCCGGCGACGCGGTGACCGCCCCGATGCAGGGCACCGTGGTCAAGGTCGCGGTCGAGGAGGGGCAGGAGGTCGCCAGCGGCGACCTGGTCGTGGTCCTCGAGGCGATGAAGATGGAGAACCCGGTCACCGCACACAAGGACGGCGTGATCACCGGCCTCGCGGTCGAGGCCGGGGCCGCCATCACCCAGGGCACGGTACTTGCCGAGATCAAGTGA
- a CDS encoding RNA polymerase sigma factor SigF codes for MTPPAAGGSVSRPNEYADVPDMFRELATVPADSMEFQRQRDKIVERCLPLADHIARRFEGRGEPRDDLVQVARVGLVNAVVRFDVETGSDFVSFAVPTIMGEVRRHFRDNSWSVKVPRRLKELHLRLGTATADLSQRLGRAPTATELAAELGMDREEVVEGLVAGSSYNTLSIDSGGGSDEDEARAIADTLGDVDTGLDRIEDQESLRPLLEALPERERTVLVLRFFESMTQTQIAERVGISQMHVSRLLAKSLTRLRDQLQ; via the coding sequence GTGACACCACCAGCTGCCGGCGGTTCGGTCTCGCGTCCGAACGAGTACGCCGATGTCCCGGACATGTTCCGCGAGTTGGCGACCGTGCCCGCCGACTCGATGGAATTCCAGCGTCAACGGGACAAGATCGTCGAGCGTTGCCTGCCGCTGGCCGACCACATCGCCCGCCGGTTCGAGGGCCGCGGCGAACCGCGCGACGACCTCGTCCAGGTGGCGCGGGTCGGGCTGGTCAACGCCGTGGTCCGCTTCGACGTGGAGACGGGCTCGGACTTCGTGTCGTTCGCGGTGCCCACGATCATGGGCGAGGTCCGCCGGCACTTCCGCGACAACAGCTGGTCGGTCAAGGTACCGCGCCGCCTGAAGGAACTGCACCTGCGCCTGGGCACCGCGACCGCCGATCTGTCGCAGCGGCTCGGCCGGGCGCCCACCGCGACCGAACTCGCCGCCGAACTCGGCATGGACCGCGAGGAGGTCGTCGAGGGCCTGGTGGCGGGGAGCTCGTACAACACCCTGTCCATCGACAGCGGTGGCGGCAGCGACGAGGACGAAGCCCGCGCCATCGCCGACACCCTGGGCGACGTGGACACCGGTCTGGACCGGATCGAGGACCAGGAGTCGCTGCGCCCCCTGCTCGAGGCGCTGCCCGAACGGGAGCGAACGGTGTTGGTGCTCAGGTTCTTCGAGTCGATGACGCAGACACAGATCGCCGAACGGGTCGGCATCTCGCAGATGCACGTCTCCAGGCTGCTGGCGAAGTCGCTAACGCGACTGCGTGACCAACTGCAATAG
- a CDS encoding STAS domain-containing protein, which produces MESVMPVAQSWQHSRAAQFTARWEPSGTLITVDGELDAANADQLAAYVRQSIGRSRRLVLDLRGLKFIGTAGFSALHRINVMSSGAQADWAMAPSPAVSRLLRICDPDGTLPVTTPMAEPLLEPLRAEGDESLSLLQLVTQSR; this is translated from the coding sequence ATGGAGTCAGTCATGCCTGTGGCCCAATCTTGGCAGCACAGCCGCGCGGCGCAGTTCACCGCGCGCTGGGAACCCTCGGGAACCCTGATCACGGTCGACGGTGAACTCGACGCCGCCAACGCCGACCAGCTGGCGGCGTATGTCCGACAGAGCATCGGCCGTTCGCGGCGCCTGGTCCTCGACCTTCGTGGCCTGAAATTCATTGGTACGGCGGGTTTTTCGGCACTGCACCGGATCAACGTCATGTCCTCGGGCGCCCAGGCGGATTGGGCCATGGCGCCCAGCCCGGCCGTGTCGCGGCTGCTGCGCATCTGCGACCCCGACGGCACGCTGCCGGTGACGACACCGATGGCCGAGCCGCTGCTGGAACCGCTGCGGGCGGAAGGCGACGAGTCGCTGTCCCTATTGCAGTTGGTCACGCAGTCGCGTTAG
- a CDS encoding ATP-dependent helicase: MTTRDPLGRFSATTREWFTSTFAGPTTAQAQAWDAIADGDNTLVIAPTGSGKTLAAFLWALDSLAGLAGSGERPGGTRVLYVSPLKALAVDVERNLRTPLAGLTRIAERHGRPPPDISVGVRSGDTPAAERRQLIARPPDVLITTPESLFLMLTSAARETLAGVQTVIVDEIHAIAAGKRGAHLALSLERLDELREAAPAQRIGLSATVRPPEELARFLSGQQPTTIVAPRAAKTVELAVQVPVPDMANLANNSIWPDVEARLVDLIEAHNSTIVFANSRRLAERLTARLNEIHAERCGIELASDANRGVPGGAPAHIMGSGQTYGADPILARAHHGSVSKEQRALVEEDLKRGLLKAVVATSSLELGIDMGAVDLVIQVEAPPSVASGLQRIGRAGHQVGEVSRGILFPKHRTDLIGCAVTVQRMLAGQIETMRVPANPLDILAQQTVAAAALEPLDADRWFDTVRRSAPFATLPRSVYEATLDLLSGKYPSTEFAELRPRLVYDRDTGTLTARPGAQRLAVTSGGAIPDRGLFAVYLASEAEKPTRVGELEEEMVYESRPGDVISLGATSWRITEITHDRVLVIPAPGQPARLPFWRGDGVGRPAELGAALGAFTGELAGLGREAFNARCAGLGFDAYATDNVWALLDEQRTAAGVVPTDTTLLVERFRDELGDWRVILHSPYGLRVNGPLALAVGRRLRERYGLDEKPTASDDGIVVRLPDTLSDSGETPPGAELFVFDPDEIDPVVTAEVGGSALFASRFRECAARSLLLPRRHPGRRSPLWQQRQRAAQLLEVARKYPDFPVVLETIRECLQDVYDVPALVALMGGIAQRTVRVLETETARPSPFAASLLFGYVGAFMYEGDSPLAERRAAALSLDSTLLAELLGRVELRELLDADVIAATGRQLQHLSEDRAARDAEGVADLLRLLGPMTESEIAARAGGAEVGGWLEGLLAARRALTVSFAGRSWWVAIEDIGRLRDGVGAPVPLGVPAAFTEAVADPLGELLGRYARTRTPFTTTDAAARFGLGLRVTADVLGRLAADGRLVRGDFVAAAEISGASGGEQWCDADVLRVLRRRSLAALRAQVEPVSTAAYRRFLPAWHRVGSAGSPGHSGLDGLMSAVDQLAGVRMPASAIEPLVLGPRVRDYSPAMLDELLATGEVTWSGAGSISSSDGWVALHVGDSAPLTLAGPAEIDFSDAHRAILDTLAGGGAYFFRQLAQSGIPDAELKAALWELIWAGWVTGDTFAPVRAVLGGVGSRRRSAPAHRSHRPPRLSRYSVAHAQSRPADPTVAGRWSALPAPEPDSTVRAHYQAELLLGRHGVLTRGAVAAEGVTGGFATLYKVLSGFEETGRCQRGYFVESLGGAQFAVASTVDRLRTYSDDIDPERPEYRAVVLAAADPANPYGAALPWPTSGGEGVGAGARPGRKAGALVVLVDGHLAWFLERGGRSLLTFTDDPGAHQAAAAALADLVAVRRVASILIERIDGTPALQPQDGPGQVANALQGAGFARTPRGLRLR; this comes from the coding sequence GTGACCACCCGTGACCCGCTAGGCCGGTTCAGCGCGACCACCCGCGAATGGTTCACCAGCACGTTCGCCGGGCCCACCACCGCGCAGGCACAAGCCTGGGACGCCATCGCCGACGGCGACAACACGCTGGTGATCGCGCCGACCGGATCCGGCAAGACGCTCGCGGCCTTCCTGTGGGCCCTGGACTCCCTGGCCGGACTTGCCGGCTCGGGCGAAAGGCCGGGGGGGACCCGGGTGCTGTACGTGTCGCCCCTCAAGGCGCTGGCGGTTGACGTCGAGCGCAACCTGCGCACCCCGCTGGCCGGCCTCACCCGCATCGCCGAGCGCCACGGTCGGCCGCCACCGGACATCAGCGTCGGCGTCCGCTCGGGCGACACCCCGGCCGCCGAGCGCCGCCAGCTCATCGCGCGACCCCCCGACGTGCTGATCACCACGCCGGAGTCGCTGTTTCTGATGCTCACCTCGGCCGCTCGCGAAACCCTGGCCGGCGTGCAGACGGTGATCGTCGACGAGATCCACGCCATCGCCGCGGGCAAGCGCGGCGCGCACCTGGCGCTGTCGCTGGAGCGGCTTGACGAGCTGCGGGAAGCTGCGCCAGCCCAGCGCATCGGGTTGTCGGCGACGGTGCGCCCGCCCGAAGAGCTCGCGCGGTTCCTGTCCGGGCAGCAACCGACGACCATCGTGGCGCCCCGGGCGGCCAAGACCGTGGAGCTGGCGGTGCAGGTGCCGGTGCCCGACATGGCCAACCTGGCCAACAACAGCATCTGGCCCGACGTCGAGGCCCGGCTGGTCGACCTGATCGAAGCGCACAATTCGACCATCGTGTTCGCCAATTCGCGGCGGCTGGCCGAGCGCTTGACCGCGCGGCTCAACGAGATCCACGCCGAACGCTGCGGGATCGAACTGGCGTCGGACGCCAACCGCGGGGTGCCGGGCGGGGCGCCCGCGCACATCATGGGCAGCGGCCAGACCTACGGCGCCGATCCGATACTGGCGCGCGCCCACCACGGCTCGGTGAGCAAGGAGCAGCGCGCCCTGGTCGAAGAGGACCTCAAGCGCGGGCTGCTCAAGGCGGTGGTGGCGACCTCGAGCCTGGAGCTGGGCATCGACATGGGCGCGGTCGACCTGGTGATCCAGGTGGAGGCGCCGCCGTCGGTGGCCAGCGGCCTGCAGCGCATCGGGCGGGCCGGCCACCAGGTCGGCGAGGTCTCCCGGGGCATCCTGTTCCCCAAGCACCGCACCGACCTGATCGGCTGCGCGGTGACCGTGCAGCGGATGCTGGCCGGCCAGATCGAGACGATGCGGGTGCCCGCCAACCCGCTGGACATCCTCGCGCAACAGACGGTGGCGGCCGCCGCGCTGGAGCCGCTGGACGCCGACCGGTGGTTCGACACGGTGCGCCGCAGCGCCCCCTTCGCGACGCTGCCGCGCAGCGTGTACGAGGCCACCCTGGACCTGTTGTCGGGCAAGTACCCGTCGACCGAGTTCGCCGAGCTGCGGCCGCGCCTGGTCTACGACCGCGACACCGGCACGCTGACCGCGCGGCCCGGCGCGCAGCGGCTGGCCGTCACCTCCGGCGGCGCCATCCCCGACCGCGGGCTGTTCGCCGTGTATCTCGCCTCCGAGGCCGAAAAGCCCACGCGGGTGGGTGAGCTCGAGGAAGAGATGGTGTACGAATCCCGGCCCGGCGACGTGATCTCGCTGGGCGCCACCAGCTGGCGGATCACCGAGATCACCCACGACCGGGTGCTGGTGATCCCCGCGCCCGGGCAGCCGGCCCGGTTGCCGTTCTGGCGCGGCGACGGCGTGGGACGGCCGGCCGAGCTGGGCGCCGCGCTCGGCGCGTTCACCGGCGAGCTGGCCGGGCTGGGCCGCGAGGCGTTCAACGCGCGCTGCGCCGGCCTGGGCTTCGACGCCTACGCGACGGACAACGTGTGGGCGCTGCTGGACGAGCAGCGGACCGCCGCGGGGGTGGTTCCCACCGACACCACCCTGCTGGTCGAGCGGTTCCGCGACGAGCTCGGCGATTGGCGGGTCATCCTGCACTCGCCGTACGGGCTGCGGGTGAACGGGCCGCTGGCGCTGGCGGTGGGCCGGCGGCTGCGGGAGCGCTACGGGCTCGACGAGAAGCCGACCGCGTCCGACGACGGCATCGTGGTGCGGTTGCCCGACACGCTCTCGGACTCCGGCGAGACCCCGCCCGGCGCCGAACTTTTCGTCTTCGACCCCGACGAGATCGACCCCGTCGTCACCGCCGAGGTGGGCGGTTCGGCGCTGTTCGCGTCGCGGTTCCGGGAGTGCGCGGCCCGGTCACTGCTGCTGCCGCGCCGCCACCCCGGGCGCCGCTCGCCACTGTGGCAGCAGCGTCAGCGCGCGGCGCAGCTGCTGGAAGTGGCGCGCAAATACCCCGACTTCCCGGTGGTGCTGGAGACCATCCGCGAATGCCTGCAGGACGTCTACGACGTCCCGGCCCTGGTCGCGCTGATGGGCGGCATCGCCCAGCGCACGGTGCGGGTGCTCGAAACGGAGACGGCGCGGCCGTCCCCGTTCGCCGCGTCCCTGCTGTTCGGCTATGTCGGCGCGTTCATGTACGAGGGCGATTCGCCGCTGGCCGAGCGCCGGGCCGCGGCGCTGTCGCTGGACAGCACGCTGCTGGCCGAACTGCTCGGCCGCGTCGAGCTGCGCGAGCTGCTCGACGCGGACGTCATCGCCGCGACCGGGCGCCAGCTGCAGCACCTGTCGGAGGACCGGGCCGCGCGCGACGCCGAAGGCGTCGCGGACCTGCTGCGGCTGCTGGGCCCGATGACCGAGAGCGAGATCGCCGCCCGCGCCGGCGGGGCCGAGGTGGGCGGCTGGCTCGAAGGCCTGCTCGCGGCCCGGCGGGCGCTGACCGTGTCGTTCGCCGGCCGCAGCTGGTGGGTGGCCATCGAGGACATCGGCCGGCTGCGCGACGGGGTGGGGGCGCCCGTCCCGCTGGGGGTACCGGCCGCCTTCACCGAGGCGGTGGCCGACCCGCTGGGTGAACTGCTGGGCCGCTACGCGCGCACCCGCACCCCGTTCACCACCACCGACGCCGCCGCCCGGTTCGGGCTGGGGCTGCGGGTGACGGCCGACGTGCTGGGCCGGCTGGCCGCCGACGGCCGGCTGGTTCGCGGCGACTTCGTCGCCGCGGCCGAGATTTCCGGCGCATCCGGCGGCGAGCAGTGGTGCGACGCCGACGTGCTGCGCGTGTTGCGGCGCCGCTCGCTGGCCGCGCTGCGCGCGCAGGTCGAACCCGTGAGCACCGCCGCGTACAGGCGGTTCCTGCCGGCCTGGCACCGGGTGGGCTCCGCCGGTTCGCCGGGCCACTCGGGGCTGGACGGGCTGATGTCGGCGGTCGACCAGCTGGCCGGTGTCCGGATGCCCGCGTCGGCGATCGAACCGCTGGTGCTGGGCCCCCGGGTCCGGGACTACTCCCCCGCCATGCTCGACGAGCTGCTCGCCACCGGGGAGGTCACCTGGTCGGGCGCCGGGTCGATCTCGTCCAGCGACGGCTGGGTCGCGCTCCACGTGGGCGATTCCGCCCCGTTGACCCTGGCCGGTCCCGCCGAGATCGACTTCAGCGACGCCCACCGCGCCATCCTGGACACGCTGGCCGGCGGGGGTGCGTACTTCTTCCGGCAGCTGGCCCAGAGCGGGATCCCCGACGCGGAACTGAAAGCGGCGCTGTGGGAACTGATCTGGGCCGGCTGGGTCACCGGTGACACGTTCGCCCCGGTGCGGGCCGTGCTGGGCGGCGTGGGCAGCCGCAGGCGTTCGGCGCCGGCGCACCGGTCACACCGGCCGCCGCGCCTGAGCCGCTACAGCGTCGCGCACGCGCAATCCCGCCCGGCCGACCCGACGGTGGCGGGCCGCTGGTCCGCCCTGCCCGCTCCCGAGCCCGACTCCACCGTGCGCGCCCACTACCAGGCGGAGCTGCTGTTGGGCCGCCACGGCGTGCTGACCCGGGGCGCGGTGGCGGCCGAGGGCGTCACCGGCGGGTTCGCCACGCTGTACAAGGTGCTGAGCGGCTTCGAGGAAACCGGCCGGTGCCAGCGCGGTTACTTCGTCGAGTCGCTGGGCGGCGCCCAGTTCGCCGTCGCCTCGACCGTCGACCGGCTACGCACCTACAGCGACGACATCGACCCCGAGCGCCCCGAATACCGGGCGGTGGTATTGGCCGCGGCCGACCCGGCCAACCCCTACGGCGCCGCCCTGCCCTGGCCGACGTCCGGCGGCGAGGGCGTCGGGGCCGGTGCCCGGCCGGGCCGCAAGGCCGGCGCGCTCGTCGTGCTGGTGGACGGCCACCTGGCCTGGTTCCTCGAGCGCGGCGGGCGGTCCCTGCTCACCTTCACCGACGACCCCGGTGCCCACCAGGCGGCGGCCGCGGCGCTGGCCGACCTGGTCGCCGTCCGGCGCGTCGCGTCGATCCTCATCGAACGCATCGACGGCACGCCGGCGCTGCAGCCCCAGGATGGACCCGGCCAGGTGGCGAACGCGTTGCAGGGAGCCGGCTTCGCCCGCACCCCGCGCGGACTACGGC
- the usfY gene encoding protein UsfY has product MGDTFHDPVDHLRTTRPLAGESLIDVLHWPGYLLVLAGVVGACGSLAAFGTGHHHEGVTAGVLAVIAAVVGLTWVAIEHRRIRRLADRWYAEHPEVQRQRPAS; this is encoded by the coding sequence ATGGGAGACACATTTCATGACCCCGTTGACCATCTGAGGACCACACGGCCGCTCGCCGGCGAGTCATTGATCGACGTATTGCACTGGCCCGGGTATCTGCTGGTGTTGGCCGGCGTGGTCGGGGCGTGCGGAAGCCTGGCGGCCTTCGGCACCGGACACCATCACGAGGGCGTGACCGCGGGCGTACTGGCCGTCATCGCCGCGGTCGTCGGGTTGACGTGGGTGGCGATAGAACACCGGCGGATCCGCCGGCTGGCGGATCGCTGGTACGCCGAGCACCCCGAGGTGCAGCGGCAGCGGCCCGCCAGCTAG
- a CDS encoding SufE family protein: MTLPAPLAEVVSDFAEVEGQDKLALLLEYANELPALPAELEEQAMEPVPECQTPLFLHVDAGDPNRVRLHFSAPAEAPTTRGFAAILAAGLDEQPAADILAVPEDFYTDLGLAALISPLRLRGMSAMLARIKRRLRESGQNTGTASSA; this comes from the coding sequence ATGACCCTGCCCGCCCCGTTGGCCGAGGTGGTGTCCGACTTCGCCGAGGTCGAGGGCCAGGACAAGCTGGCGCTGCTGCTGGAATACGCCAACGAACTCCCGGCCCTGCCCGCCGAGTTGGAAGAACAGGCCATGGAGCCGGTGCCCGAGTGCCAGACCCCGCTCTTCCTCCACGTCGACGCCGGCGACCCGAACCGGGTGCGGCTGCACTTCAGCGCGCCCGCCGAGGCGCCGACCACCCGGGGGTTCGCGGCGATCCTGGCCGCCGGTCTCGACGAGCAGCCGGCCGCCGACATTCTGGCGGTGCCCGAGGATTTCTACACCGACCTGGGGTTGGCCGCGCTCATCAGCCCGCTGCGGTTGCGCGGCATGTCGGCGATGCTCGCCCGCATCAAGCGGCGGCTGCGCGAGTCCGGTCAAAATACCGGCACCGCCTCGTCGGCCTGA
- a CDS encoding ATP-binding protein, with protein MNDAGLRTNQRQRGHRAVELHVAARLENLAMLRTLVGAIGTFEDLDFDAVADLRLAVDEVCTRLIRCATPDAVLVVVVDPQDDQLVVEASAACDTHDVVAPGSFSWHVLTSLADDVQTFHDGREPNQTGSVFGITLTARRAASSR; from the coding sequence ATGAACGATGCGGGATTGCGCACCAACCAGCGTCAGCGCGGGCATCGCGCCGTCGAATTGCACGTCGCGGCGCGCCTGGAAAACCTCGCGATGCTGCGGACGCTGGTCGGTGCGATCGGCACCTTCGAGGACCTGGACTTCGACGCGGTGGCGGATCTGCGGCTCGCGGTCGACGAAGTGTGCACCCGGTTGATCCGCTGCGCCACCCCCGACGCCGTCCTGGTCGTCGTGGTGGACCCGCAGGACGACCAATTGGTGGTGGAGGCGTCCGCGGCGTGCGACACCCACGACGTGGTGGCGCCCGGCAGCTTCAGTTGGCACGTGCTGACATCCTTGGCCGACGACGTCCAGACCTTCCACGACGGGCGTGAACCCAACCAAACCGGCAGCGTCTTCGGTATCACGCTGACGGCGCGACGGGCGGCCTCCAGCAGGTGA